One window of Triticum dicoccoides isolate Atlit2015 ecotype Zavitan chromosome 5A, WEW_v2.0, whole genome shotgun sequence genomic DNA carries:
- the LOC119303478 gene encoding 25.3 kDa vesicle transport protein, producing MVKLTMIARVTDGLPLAEGLDDGRDQKDSDFYKQQAKLLFKNLSKGQHEASRMSIETGSYFFHYIIEGRVCYLTMCDRSYPKKLAFQYLEDLKNEFERVNGSQIETAARPYAFIKFDTYIQKTKKLYLDTRTQRNIAKLNDELYEVHQIMTRNVQEVLGVGEKLDQVSEMSSRLTSDTRIYADKAKDLNRQAFIRKYAPVAIVIGVVIILFWAKNKIW from the exons ATGGTGAAGCTGACAATGATAGCACGTGTCACCGATGGCCTTCCGCTGGCAGAAGGGCTGGATGACGGGCGGGATCAGAAGGATTCTGATTTCTACAAGCAGCAAGCTAAACTTCTTTTCAAGAACTTGTCAAAGGGGCAACATGAAGCCTCACGGATGTCAATTGAGACTGGATCATACTTTTTCCA TTACATCATTGAAGGCCGAGTATGCTATCTAACAATGTGCGACCGTTCTTATCCAAAGAAACTTGCATTCCAGTACTTGGAAGATCTGAAAAATGAATTTGAGAGGGTCAATGGGAGTCAAATTGAAACTGCTGCAAGGCCTTACGCTTTCATTAAGTTTG ATACATACATACAGAAGACTAAGAAACTGTATTTGGATACCAGAACCCAGAGGAACATTGCGAAATTGAACGATGAGCTCTATGAGGTGCATCAAATCATGACTCGCAATGTTCAAGAAGTTCTCGGTGTCGGTGAGAAGCTAGATC AGGTTAGTGAAATGTCAAGTAGGTTGACATCTGACACGAGAATCTATGCTGATAAGGCAAAGGATCTCAATCGCCAG GCCTTCATTCGGAAGTATGCTCCGGTTGCCATTGTGATTGGGGTTGTAATAATACTGTTCTGGGCCAAGAACAAGATATGGTGA
- the LOC119298128 gene encoding uncharacterized protein LOC119298128: MCEGRRPGHASRPPWALAAELRRREAAADARLAAARARLAEALAELERARARAAELQRRLEENYGKRRRLKRVVAATRSRIHDTRALLQDHQDPPPPPQQQLPAESDPTS; this comes from the coding sequence ATGTGCGAGGGGCGGCGCCCCGGGCACGCGAGCCGGCCGCCGTGGGCACTGGCGGCGGAGCTGCGGCGGAGGGAGGCCGCGGCGGAcgcgcggctggcggcggcgcgggcgcggctgGCCGAGGCGCTGGCGGAGCTGGAGCGGGCGCGGGCGCGCGCCGCCGAGCTGCAGCGCCGCCTGGAGGAGAACTACGGCAAGCGGCGCCGGCTCAAGCGGGTGGTGGCCGCCACCCGCTCCCGGATCCACGACACCCGcgcgctcctccaggaccaccaggacccgccgccgccgccgcagcagcagcTCCCCGCCGAATCCGATCCCACCTCCTAG
- the LOC119298127 gene encoding blue copper protein 1a-like, whose product MASKQMLVAVFAAAALAVAFLPGLAVATEHMVGDDKGWTLNFNYSAWAETKQFVAGDTLVFKYNSPAHNVVEVGGPDFLKCSQPANAVVLTTGEDRVTLDKAGRKWFFCGVGQHCENGMKLKITILETAPPTPQPAPPPTNPAGKLQARFGEAAAAVTAVAMAVLVL is encoded by the exons ATGGCGTCCAAGCAGATGCTCGTCGCCGTGTTCGCTGCGGCCGCCCTCGCCGTGGCCTTCCTCCCGGGGCTCGCCGTCGCCACGGAGCACATGGTTGGTGACGACAAGGGCTGGACCCTCAATTTCAACTACTCGGCCTGGGCTGAGACCAAGCAGTTCGTCGCCGGCGACACGCTAG TGTTCAAGTACAACAGCCCCGCCCACAACGTGGTGGAGGTGGGCGGGCCGGACTTCCTCAAGTGCAGCCAGCCGGCCAACGCCGTCGTCTTGACCACCGGCGAGGACCGGGTCACGCTCGACAAGGCCGGACGCAAGTggttcttctgcggcgtcgggcagCACTGCGAGAACGGCATGAAGCTCAAGATCACCATCCTCGAGACCGCCCCGCCGACTCCCCAGCCAGCCCCGCCCCCGACCAACCCTGCTGGCAAGCTGCAGGCGCGCTTCGGTGAGGCAGCGGCCGCGGTCACTGCGGTCGCCATGGCCGTGCTCGTGCTCTAG